The Hyphomicrobiales bacterium nucleotide sequence GCATGCCGCCACGGCCCCAATCGCATCAAGTCCAAAGCGCACATTCAACCTTGAAGGCTCATAACCTGCCCGCTTTACGTAATCCGCAAAAAGCGTTTGGGTTTTTTTGCCTCGCGGGCCGGGCTCAAGTCGAAGGTGGATCGCATTGAGGTCAATGTCCTCAAGTGCAACATCGAATGTCTGTGCCTCGGCACTCAGTCCAAATCCACGGGCTGTGTGGCTGTCAGCAAATACCATGGCAAGGCCCGTCGCCCCATTCATCAAATCCTCACGGGCCTGAGTATTGGCGGCAAGAGGGTCGATATGATCCATTTTTTGAACCAATGTCCAAGGCGCTGCACCATTGGGGCGGGCGAGGGAGGCGCTTTGTGGACGGCGTTCATAAAGTGGTTCAATGGGCAGGGTATCTGCTGTCTTGCTGCGCAAAGCCGAGTCAAAATCTGCGCCTTTGAGCGCTTTTTCTGCGGCCACGCGCCATGTATCCATGGTCGGTTCTGGAAATTTGATGTCAGTCTCAATGGCCATAATCTAATGAGCCTCCTACGGCTAACCTGCTTATATCAGATGATAAGGGGGAAACCCAATAGACGAACGGTGAACGCAAGACAGCTTCGCAATTTTGCAAGGCTTGATCATGATCTAGCCATACAAGTCTTTGTCTTGTCTTAAAATCGCGCTAAGTGTGATGAAATGATAAAGGAATCATGATGGCCGACACCAAAATTCCCAATGATCTCCCGCGTGAGCTGATTGCAAAACTCATTAGTTTCGACACGGTATCACGCAACTCCAATATGGTGCTGCTTGATTTTGTGCGCGACTATCTGGGGCAACTGGGCGTTGAAAGTAAATTGGTGCCTAATGAAGACGGCTCTAAAGCCAATCTATACGCGACAATCGGACCCAATGTTCCAGGCGGCGTCGTGCTTTCAGGCCATACGGATGTTGTGCCAGTCGACGGGCAAGATTGGTCAACGGATCCGTTTTCACTGGTAGAGCGCGAAGGCAAGTTTTTCGGACGTGGTGTAGCTGACATGAAGACTTATTGTGCTTTGGCGATGGCGGTGCTGCCAGACTTTTTGAAAAGCAATCCATCAAGGCCGATCCATCTTGCTTTTTCTTATGACGAGGAAGTCGGCTGCATTGGCGCGCCTTCCATGATTGAGAAGATGGTTGGCGATGTGCCAAAGCCGATGGCCGTGATTGTGGGTGAGCCAACAGATATGCAAGTTGTTACAGGTCACAAAAGCATCCTTGGCGTGCGCACCCATGTGACAGGACACTCTGTGCATTCGTGTCAAGTAGACCGAGGCGTGAGCGCGGTGATGACAGCGGCACGTCTTGTTACTTATCTTGAAGATATGATGCTGGAAAACAAACGCCTTAGCGACCCTACATCTCCTTTCGACCCGCCATATTCAACAATCCATTGCGGTGTGATTGAAGGAGGAACGGCGCATAATATCGTCGCTAAAGATTGCCGGATTGTGACCGACATTCGCACGGTCGCTGGTGAAAGCCCAATGGAATTTTATGACCGCTTTGAAACGCATATACGCGATGAGATCGAGCCGAAAATAAAAGCCATTGCTCCTGATGCGGGCATTGTTTTAGCACCGGGTAAAATGGTGCCGGGCTTGAAACCAGAAGTAAACGGTGCCGCCGAACAACTGGCACGCCAAATCACAGGCGATAATGGTGTTCATGCTGTCTCTTACGCAACAGAGGCAGGGCAATTCCAAACTGCTGGATATTCCACGGTTATCTGCGGTCCAGGTTCCATCGACCAAGCCCATCAGCCTGATGAGTTTATCACGCTTGAACAGGTAGCTGAAGGTTGGGCATTCATGCAGCGGGTGGCTGAGGTTCTGCGCTAAAATTATTCTGTCAAAGGCTTAGTTTTTCCCGCTATTTAGCGAGTATATTTGGAGAGACTGTCTATCATATGTCATGCTTTTATATGAAAATGCCCTACAGGGATTTACAATTTTCATGCAACCTTGAATTGTTTTTGATAATAATTACTACTATGTATCTACGAATCGCAAACCAAAGGTAATTTTCATGAAATTCTCCTATATCCCTGCATTTTTTGCCGCTCTCGGCTTGATGCTTTCCGCTCTTGTTTTTGCACCCTATGAAGCGCGCGCACAATCTGCCTGTAAAGGGCTTTCAAAATCAGCCTGTGAGGCTAAAGGCGGCTGTGCGCATGTGAAAGCACATACTCGTTCGAACGGTTCAAAGGTTTCTGCCTTCTGTCGTAAAACTAATGGCAATGGTTCTTCAACTGCAAAAAAGAAGTCAACCACGAAGAAATCGACGGCCAAAAAAGATAGCTCTAAAAAAACAACAAGCAAAAAATCGAGCAACTCAGACAATAAAACCAGCAAAAAATCGAGCAGCTCAAGTAAAAAAGATACGAAGAAAACAACTAAAAAGACGACAAGCAAAAAAAATAGTACGTCTTCAAAAAAGACCACATCTAAGAAGAAGCCTTCAAGCAAGAAAAAGACCACAACAAAGAAAAAAACCACTAAGAAAAAGCCAAGCAGTTAAGCATTAAACATGGCGCATAGTTGCGCATTATATAAGATCAAATCAGGTGCAACGCGGTATCGTGACATTGAAATTCACGAGGATTTAGTAAGGCGCGGTATGTAAATTTTTGATTAGATACAGGGTAAACACGCAATAAAAAGTTCGGCATGGTGATCGCCATGCGGTTCTTTTGTTTTTGTGGATGATTAATGGCGCCGCATTGTAAGCGTTATTTTTTAAGGGCGGCGCTTCCAGTAAGCAATAAAACACCAGTAAAAACCAGATAAGCGCTTGTTTTTCTAATGTTTGACTAATTGGAAGGAGGGCGCACAAGACTCCAAAAGCGAAGAAAAGCCACGGCAGGTAATTCCCGAATACAAGACAAATCCCACTTTGTCGCATGTTTTTGGGGGGCTATAAATTTAACTATTTAGTAAATTTCAAATCTTTTTGGGTCGATTGGGTATATATCCCTTTTAAATATACTGGTTGGTTAAGTATTTAGCTTCATAAAATTCATCAGTAATACCAAGAGATTTCGGCACTTTTTCCAAGAAAACGCTCTTTGTGAGATATTTTTTCCTATCAAGTACAACACTTTAAAACGCTGATCTTCGTTTAGACCCCCCCGAAAGCTTACATTTAGTGCAATAGCCGCGCGTGCGGCATGAACGTTATAAGGACTAGAAAACATGCAAGCGATCACAGCTAATCATCTGACAGGTGGCCATGTTCTTTTCTTTGCAACCGGCGGTGGTTGGAGCAAAGATATTTCTGATGCAGCGCTTTACAGCGATGCAGATAGTCTTGCGAGCGCCTTAGCACTTGCTTCGAAGGATGAAGAAGCGGGTCACATTGTCGCAGTTTATGAAATTGACATCATATTTGAGGACGACGCTCCTGTTCCGAAAAAGCTGCGTGAGCGCATTCGTGCTGAAGGACCAACCATTCCTTATGGCGCAGAAATGAAACTCGAAGGCTTCTACGCCGCTTAGACGGCCGTCGCTTTATTTCAGTTACCAACGAAGGTTTTGAATATATGTATCGCTACGATGAGTTTGATGCAAAATTTGTGAAAGAGCGCGTTGACCAGTTCCGCGATCAAATTTCACGTCGTCTTTCTGGCGAATTGACAGAAGACGAGTTCAAGCCTTTGCGCTTGATGAACGGCCTTTATCTACAGCTTCATGCTTATATGCTGCGCGTGGCTGTTCCTTACGGCACATTGAGCAGCAAGCAAATGCGCATGTTGGGTCATATTGCACGCAAATATGATCGTGGTTATGGCCACTTTACTACGCGCCAGAATATTCAGTTCAATTGGCCTGCGTTGGAAGATATTCCAGCGATACTCGATGATTTGGCAAGTGTTGAAATGCATGCCATCCAAACGTCGGGCAATTGTATCCGTAATACAAGCGCCGACCATTTTGCGGGCGCCGCCGCTGATGAAGTAGCCGATCCACGCGTTTATGCTGAAATTATTCGTCAGTGGTCGACCATCCACCCTGAATTTACCTTCCTACCGCGCAAGTTTAAAATCTGTGTCATTGGTGCAGAAAAAGATCGCGCAGCCATGAAGACTCATGACATTGGCCTCCAAGTGAAGCGCAATGAGGCAGGTGATCTCGGCTTTGCTGTTTTTGTTGGTGGTGGCCAAGGCCGCACACCGATGATTGCGAAGCGGGTCAATGATTTCGTCGCAGAAAATGATATCATCGCTTATTGCGAAGCTATTCTGCGCGTCTACAATATGTATGGTCGCCGCGACAACAAATATAAAGCCCGCATCA carries:
- the argE gene encoding acetylornithine deacetylase, whose product is MADTKIPNDLPRELIAKLISFDTVSRNSNMVLLDFVRDYLGQLGVESKLVPNEDGSKANLYATIGPNVPGGVVLSGHTDVVPVDGQDWSTDPFSLVEREGKFFGRGVADMKTYCALAMAVLPDFLKSNPSRPIHLAFSYDEEVGCIGAPSMIEKMVGDVPKPMAVIVGEPTDMQVVTGHKSILGVRTHVTGHSVHSCQVDRGVSAVMTAARLVTYLEDMMLENKRLSDPTSPFDPPYSTIHCGVIEGGTAHNIVAKDCRIVTDIRTVAGESPMEFYDRFETHIRDEIEPKIKAIAPDAGIVLAPGKMVPGLKPEVNGAAEQLARQITGDNGVHAVSYATEAGQFQTAGYSTVICGPGSIDQAHQPDEFITLEQVAEGWAFMQRVAEVLR
- a CDS encoding DUF2849 domain-containing protein; the protein is MQAITANHLTGGHVLFFATGGGWSKDISDAALYSDADSLASALALASKDEEAGHIVAVYEIDIIFEDDAPVPKKLRERIRAEGPTIPYGAEMKLEGFYAA